The window ATGCAGCGCAAGGAAATCTAGGGTCCCTCTAACTGAAGCGGCCCTTGTCCAATTCGGACAAAGGCCGCTTTTCTTTTGCGCAACGGATAGGCGGAAATTCTATTCCGCCGCATCCATGATCGCTGCAGCCGCCGGACGATAGTCCGGGACGACAGCCGGCGCATTGGCCTTGGCGCGGTAAATCAGGCAGGAGCAGCGCAGCAGCGAGGCAAAATTGTTCACCTCGCCATGATGGTCGAGCACCTCGTTGTGCAGGGTGGTGAGGAACTTGGCCAAGGTCATGCCTTCCTTGGCCGCGATTTCCTCCAGCGTATCCCAGAACGACATTTCCAGCCGGATCGAGGTGCAATGGCCGTCGATCCGCAACGAACGGGTCTGCGATTCATAGTCACG of the Bradyrhizobium quebecense genome contains:
- a CDS encoding ribbon-helix-helix domain-containing protein, whose amino-acid sequence is MCHLFAHQPQRDYESQTRSLRIDGHCTSIRLEMSFWDTLEEIAAKEGMTLAKFLTTLHNEVLDHHGEVNNFASLLRCSCLIYRAKANAPAVVPDYRPAAAAIMDAAE